The Plectropomus leopardus isolate mb chromosome 7, YSFRI_Pleo_2.0, whole genome shotgun sequence genome window below encodes:
- the LOC121945807 gene encoding hepcidin-like isoform X2, with product MKTFSVAVAVAVMLAFICTQESSALPLAGVQELEEPVNYDNGDLPVADHPQWPVEKEKVKEIEDPVGTDNPGAEYEETSVETWMMPFNIRGKHQSGPIRCRYCCGCCVLGVCGMCCK from the exons ATGAAGACATTCAGTGTTGCAGTTGCAGTGGCCGTCATGCTCGCCTTCATCTGCACTCAGGAGAGCTCTGCCTTACCCCTCGCTGGA GTACAGGAGCTGGAAGAGCCAGTGAACTATGACAATGGTGACCTTCCAGTTGCTGATCATCCACAGTGGCCAGTGGAAAAAGAGAAG gTGAAAGAGATAGAGGATCCAGTCGGCACTGACAATCCAGGTGCTGAATATGAAGAGACATCAGTGGAAACATGGATG atgcCATTTAACATCAGAGGGAAGCATCAGAGTGGCCCCATTAGATGCCGTTATTGCTGTGGCTGCTGCGTGCTCGGCGTCTGCGGCATGTGCTGCAAGTGA
- the LOC121945807 gene encoding hepcidin-like isoform X1, which translates to MKTFSVAVAVAVMLAFICTQESSALPLAGVQELEEPVNYDNGDLPVADHPQWPVEKEKVKEIEDPVGTDNPGAEYEETSVETWMVQELEEPVGTDYPAAEYEETSVETWMMPFNIRGKHQSGPIRCRYCCGCCVLGVCGMCCK; encoded by the exons ATGAAGACATTCAGTGTTGCAGTTGCAGTGGCCGTCATGCTCGCCTTCATCTGCACTCAGGAGAGCTCTGCCTTACCCCTCGCTGGA GTACAGGAGCTGGAAGAGCCAGTGAACTATGACAATGGTGACCTTCCAGTTGCTGATCATCCACAGTGGCCAGTGGAAAAAGAGAAG gTGAAAGAGATAGAGGATCCAGTCGGCACTGACAATCCAGGTGCTGAATATGAAGAGACATCAGTGGAAACATGGATG GTGCAAGAGCTGGAGGAGCCAGTCGGCACTGACTATCCAGCTGCTGAATATGAAGAGACGTCAGTGGAAACATGGATG atgcCATTTAACATCAGAGGGAAGCATCAGAGTGGCCCCATTAGATGCCGTTATTGCTGTGGCTGCTGCGTGCTCGGCGTCTGCGGCATGTGCTGCAAGTGA
- the LOC121945808 gene encoding hepcidin-like, translating into MKTFSVAVAVAVMLAFICTQESSALPLTGVEELEQPVNNDNGDNPVADHQEWPMEMGNRQFNIREKRSLCVKCTPYCYPTGDGVFCGVRCDFCC; encoded by the exons ATGAAGACATTCAGTGTTGCAGTTGCAGTGGCCGTCATGCTCGCCTTCATCTGCACTCAGGAGAGCTCTGCCTTACCCCTCACTGGA GTAGAAGAGCTGGAGCAGCCAGTAAACAATGACAATGGTGACAATCCAGTTGCTGATCATCAAGAGTGGCCAATGGAAATGGGGAAT AGGCAGTTTAACATCAGAGAGAAGCGGTCTCTCTGTGTTAAATGCACTCCTTACTGCTACCCGACTGGTGACGGCGTCTTCTGTGGTGTCCGCTGCGACTTCTGCTGTTGA
- the LOC121945740 gene encoding hepcidin-like isoform X2, whose amino-acid sequence MKTFSVAVAVAVMLAFICTQESSALPLTGVEELEQPVNNDNGDNPVADHQEWPMEMGNRQFNIREKRSPVKCTPYCYPTGDGVFCGVRCDFCC is encoded by the exons ATGAAGACATTCAGTGTTGCAGTTGCAGTGGCCGTCATGCTCGCCTTCATCTGCACTCAGGAGAGCTCTGCCTTACCCCTCACTGGa GTAGAAGAGCTGGAGCAGCCAGTAAACAATGACAATGGTGACAATCCAGTTGCTGATCATCAAGAGTGGCCAATGGAAATGGGGAAT AGGCAGTTTAACATCAGAGAGAAGCGGTCTCCTGTTAAATGCACTCCTTACTGCTACCCGACTGGTGACGGCGTCTTCTGTGGTGTCCGCTGCGACTTCTGCTGTTGA
- the LOC121945740 gene encoding hepcidin-like isoform X1: MKTFSVAVAVAVMLAFICTQESSALPLAGVEELEQPVNNDNGDNPVADHQEWPMEMGNRQFNIREKRSPVKCTPYCYPTGDGVFCGVRCDFCC, encoded by the exons ATGAAGACATTCAGTGTTGCAGTTGCAGTGGCCGTCATGCTCGCCTTCATCTGCACTCAGGAGAGCTCTGCCTTACCCCTCGCTGGA GTAGAAGAGCTGGAGCAGCCAGTAAACAATGACAATGGTGACAATCCAGTTGCTGATCATCAAGAGTGGCCAATGGAAATGGGGAAT AGGCAGTTTAACATCAGAGAGAAGCGGTCTCCTGTTAAATGCACTCCTTACTGCTACCCGACTGGTGACGGCGTCTTCTGTGGTGTCCGCTGCGACTTCTGCTGTTGA
- the LOC121945740 gene encoding hepcidin-like isoform X3, whose product MKTFSVAVAVAVMLAFICTQESSALPLTGLEELEQPVNNNNGDLPDADHPLSRVKRGKIPGGPICFPYCYPTGDGVECGVRCIFQ is encoded by the exons ATGAAGACATTCAGTGTTGCAGTTGCAGTGGCCGTCATGCTCGCCTTCATCTGCACTCAGGAGAGCTCTGCCTTACCCCTCACTGGa TTAGAAGAGCTGGAGCAGCCAGTGAACAATAACAACGGTGACCTTCCAGATGCTGATCATCCACTGAGTCGAGTGAAAAGGGGGAAG ATTCCAGGGGGGCCTATCTGCTTTCCTTACTGCTACCCAACTGGTGATGGAGTCGAGTGCGGTGTCCGCTGCATTTTCCAGTAA